Proteins found in one Paenibacillus wynnii genomic segment:
- the aroA gene encoding 3-phosphoshikimate 1-carboxyvinyltransferase: MDVIVRPTPSLLGEFGALSSKNYTTRYLLVAALSEGVSTIYHPAHSEDSDAIRRCIADLGAELTEDDEKIVIKGFGRHPRNIKELNVGNAGAVLRFLMAVAALSPEVTFVNTYPDSLGKRPHDDLITALAQLGVEVDHNQGRLPITIRGGSPVGGKISVSGAVSSQYLSALLFLTPLLNEDSEIVVLDDLKSKVVVGQTLEVLEQAGIIVYAADDYMSFKVPGRQSYAAKSYTVQGDYPGSAAVLAAAAVTKSDVKIHRLAEKSKQGERAIVDVLRMMEVPLTHEDGIVHVQGTGILKAVEFDGDAATDAVLAMVAAAVFAEGTSRFYNVENLRYKECDRITDYLAELTKAGAKVEERRDEIIVHGMPEGVEGGVTINAHYDHRVIMALTVVGLRARQPLVIKDAHHVAKSYPQYFDHLRALGANVEWVN; encoded by the coding sequence ATGGACGTTATTGTAAGGCCTACGCCATCCTTGCTTGGAGAATTCGGAGCCCTCTCTTCCAAAAATTATACCACCCGCTATTTGCTTGTAGCTGCATTGTCTGAAGGTGTCAGCACGATTTATCATCCAGCTCACAGTGAGGACAGCGATGCCATACGCCGTTGTATCGCTGATTTGGGTGCAGAGCTTACCGAAGATGACGAGAAAATTGTCATAAAGGGTTTTGGACGCCACCCACGGAATATCAAGGAACTTAATGTTGGGAATGCTGGAGCTGTACTTCGCTTTCTTATGGCAGTGGCTGCGCTCTCTCCAGAGGTAACTTTCGTGAATACGTACCCCGACTCGCTCGGTAAACGTCCGCATGATGATCTTATTACAGCTCTAGCCCAGCTTGGAGTTGAAGTTGATCACAATCAAGGTAGACTCCCGATTACCATACGCGGCGGGAGTCCTGTAGGCGGCAAGATATCGGTATCAGGAGCCGTTAGCTCGCAATATCTGAGCGCTTTGCTCTTCTTGACTCCGTTACTTAATGAAGATAGTGAAATTGTAGTCCTCGATGATCTGAAGTCGAAGGTGGTTGTCGGACAGACGCTTGAGGTTCTTGAGCAGGCCGGAATAATTGTTTATGCTGCGGACGATTACATGTCCTTCAAGGTTCCAGGTCGTCAATCTTATGCAGCCAAATCATATACTGTACAGGGGGATTACCCTGGTTCTGCGGCAGTTTTGGCCGCAGCGGCAGTCACGAAGTCAGATGTAAAAATCCATCGTCTAGCGGAGAAGAGCAAACAGGGTGAGAGAGCGATTGTTGATGTGCTTCGTATGATGGAAGTCCCCCTTACCCATGAAGATGGAATTGTACATGTTCAGGGGACAGGCATCCTGAAGGCCGTTGAATTTGACGGAGATGCCGCTACAGATGCTGTTTTGGCTATGGTTGCGGCAGCTGTTTTTGCTGAGGGAACCTCGCGTTTTTATAACGTGGAGAACCTACGATATAAGGAATGTGACCGTATAACCGATTACCTAGCAGAGCTGACTAAGGCAGGTGCTAAGGTTGAGGAACGCCGTGATGAGATCATCGTTCACGGGATGCCCGAGGGAGTAGAAGGCGGCGTTACGATTAATGCACATTATGATCACCGCGTAATCATGGCTTTGACAGTTGTGGGATTACGAGCTCGTCAGCCGCTGGTGATAAAGGACGCACATCATGTTGCTAAGTCCTACCCACAGTATTTTGATCACTTACGGGCGCTTGGAGCGAATGTAGAATGGGTAAACTAA
- a CDS encoding CoA-binding protein — MSFENPTREQIGDLLASAGNIAVVGLSDKTDRTSYMVAGAMQSRGYRIIPVNPSVDGEILGEKCYHTLADIPEPVDIVNVFRRSEYCAEVAREAAAIGANVLWLQQGIVNEEAAEICAENGMTAIMDRCIKVDEAITMHGRSRK; from the coding sequence ATGAGCTTTGAGAATCCGACCCGTGAGCAGATCGGCGATCTTCTAGCTTCCGCTGGCAATATCGCAGTTGTAGGTCTCTCTGACAAGACAGACCGCACCTCCTATATGGTTGCGGGAGCGATGCAAAGCCGGGGGTACCGTATTATTCCCGTCAACCCCTCCGTTGACGGAGAAATTTTGGGTGAAAAGTGCTATCACACCCTAGCGGATATCCCGGAACCGGTAGATATCGTTAACGTGTTCCGCCGGAGTGAATACTGCGCAGAGGTGGCCCGTGAAGCCGCTGCTATCGGCGCCAACGTACTATGGCTGCAGCAGGGAATTGTCAACGAGGAAGCCGCAGAAATCTGCGCCGAGAACGGGATGACCGCCATTATGGATCGCTGCATCAAGGTCGATGAAGCGATCACCATGCATGGCCGCAGCAGGAAATAG
- a CDS encoding glucose PTS transporter subunit IIA, translating into MNWLGSLQQLGRAIMLPTMVLPAAAILLSIGSLSWSAWGLSSVSEVATYAGQGIIYYMPYIFAIGVAWGLSNQAGPAGLAALAGMFIYDRIVMHMGDGDIQPATLIGIILGIVAGIAHNRFKNIKLPEAIQFFGGSRFVLLIMGMFSALFAWVMLGVAPLLQMGLDNLFRVVQVTGGFSLFLYGVLYRVLTAFGLHHILNNVFWFQLGSFTTPDGTVLQGDLPRFFAGDPTAGVFMAGLFPIMMFALPAIAFAIIQEAREDLKPKIRKTFLRAALVCFLTGVSEQIEFAFLFASPYLFALHTVMSGLAMAITYWLGIHHGFSYSAGAIDFFLNLHLSQRAWLLIPIGAGYGIVYYNLFRWAIRRFQIPTPGREEGSELGDWAGNIPYQAPLILEALGGKENIVQVQACITRLRLTVHKDRYIDTSALKGLGSAGIIKLGGGNVQVVFGTYSELIREEINKLLVRDLPQVLFGAPMQGRMMPIEEVPDHIFAAKLVGDGVAFLPDKGELVSPVYGKIMHVYPTMHAIGIATPEGLEVLMHIGIDTSQLKGPFEALVKEGDSVEPGQLLVKFDLAYLREHATSLATPMVITNPDRVKSWSYAPFKNVKKGQSSVMSVVLHESNVGGIEP; encoded by the coding sequence TTGAATTGGCTCGGATCATTGCAGCAATTAGGCAGAGCCATAATGCTTCCCACCATGGTGCTGCCAGCGGCAGCCATACTGCTGAGTATCGGTAGTTTATCGTGGTCTGCATGGGGACTTTCTTCGGTATCCGAAGTAGCTACATATGCGGGGCAAGGGATAATTTACTATATGCCTTATATATTCGCTATTGGTGTAGCGTGGGGATTGTCTAATCAGGCGGGACCTGCGGGACTTGCAGCTCTTGCCGGAATGTTTATTTATGATCGGATAGTTATGCATATGGGCGATGGAGATATCCAGCCCGCTACCTTGATCGGTATTATTCTCGGGATTGTCGCCGGTATTGCTCACAACCGATTTAAGAATATTAAGCTGCCGGAAGCGATCCAGTTTTTTGGAGGATCGCGTTTTGTTTTGTTGATCATGGGAATGTTTTCGGCATTATTTGCTTGGGTAATGCTTGGTGTTGCACCACTTTTACAGATGGGTTTAGATAACCTTTTTAGAGTCGTACAAGTGACCGGTGGTTTTTCACTATTTCTTTATGGGGTATTATACAGGGTGCTGACCGCTTTTGGGCTTCACCATATCCTCAATAATGTATTCTGGTTTCAGTTAGGTTCATTTACTACACCTGACGGCACAGTCCTACAGGGTGATTTACCGCGCTTTTTTGCCGGAGATCCTACAGCAGGTGTCTTTATGGCGGGGTTGTTCCCCATCATGATGTTTGCGTTGCCCGCTATAGCTTTTGCAATTATTCAGGAAGCTCGGGAGGATTTGAAGCCAAAGATCCGAAAGACCTTTTTGCGCGCGGCTTTGGTATGCTTTTTGACAGGTGTATCGGAACAAATCGAATTTGCATTTCTGTTCGCTTCTCCTTATTTATTTGCTCTTCATACCGTAATGTCAGGTCTAGCGATGGCTATAACCTATTGGCTGGGAATTCACCATGGATTTTCATATTCGGCTGGGGCCATTGATTTCTTCTTGAACCTGCACTTATCACAGAGGGCCTGGTTACTGATTCCTATTGGCGCTGGTTACGGAATTGTATATTACAATCTGTTTCGATGGGCGATCCGCCGTTTTCAGATCCCTACTCCCGGACGGGAGGAAGGTTCCGAACTGGGTGACTGGGCCGGAAATATCCCTTATCAGGCTCCGCTGATTTTAGAGGCGCTGGGTGGTAAGGAGAACATTGTACAGGTTCAAGCCTGTATTACCCGATTAAGGCTTACTGTGCATAAGGACCGTTACATCGACACGAGTGCGTTAAAAGGTCTTGGTTCTGCAGGAATTATTAAGCTTGGAGGCGGGAATGTACAGGTGGTATTCGGTACGTATTCCGAACTTATTCGTGAAGAAATCAACAAGCTACTGGTGCGTGATCTGCCGCAGGTGCTGTTCGGAGCCCCTATGCAGGGTAGGATGATGCCGATTGAAGAAGTGCCCGATCATATTTTTGCGGCTAAGCTCGTCGGTGACGGTGTAGCCTTTTTGCCTGATAAAGGTGAGCTTGTATCTCCCGTTTACGGCAAAATCATGCATGTGTACCCAACGATGCACGCGATAGGTATCGCGACTCCGGAAGGACTGGAAGTGTTGATGCATATCGGTATCGATACGTCACAGCTTAAAGGACCTTTTGAGGCGTTAGTGAAGGAAGGCGATAGCGTAGAACCCGGTCAACTGCTTGTCAAATTCGACTTGGCTTATCTGCGTGAACATGCGACCTCACTGGCTACACCTATGGTAATTACGAATCCAGACCGTGTGAAATCTTGGAGTTATGCTCCATTTAAGAACGTGAAAAAGGGACAGTCTTCTGTGATGTCCGTTGTATTACATGAGAGTAATGTTGGAGGGATAGAACCATGA
- the ptsP gene encoding phosphoenolpyruvate--protein phosphotransferase: protein MIQGIGAAAGVAIGKAFVLPNWEWSLPDNEVNPVDLAKEFERLYEGIRTSKDEIEFIKKEFREVVGPEESSIFDAHLAILDDPVFMSEIRGIIERQYKAAEVAVKEAIDHFVAMFDLLDDEYMKERAVDIKDVGNRLLKHLLGAPEVTLPSDTQPYILVAKELSPSQLAHLNPAYVLGIVTMMGSKTSHSSIMARALGIPLVAGLENKLSNPIQTGDMIVLDGETGSVQLHPDESTVREYALMREKQHKKREQLELLSTVESVTRDGVTIRLAGNISSVKELNMALKYGAEGVGLFRTEFLYMDRDTFPSEEEQFEVYKLVAEKVGKHSVVIRTLDIGGDKHLDYFQLPEEQNPFLGYRAIRISLDRKDMFKTQLRAILRASAYGNIKLMFPMISSIEEVQEAKAVLNEVLVDLEQCKVSFNRKMPVGIMIEVPAAVMISDYLAQEVDFFSIGTNDLVQYVLAVDRMNEQIAHMYHPYHPAVLRMIRMTVEAAQNAGIHVSVCGEMAADERSIPLWLELGINELSMSPQSLLKVKHRALNTVASDAISIAKVCLKNRTSSETEEQLSRFATSCGNSTVSVLNLKGKTS, encoded by the coding sequence ATGATACAAGGCATTGGCGCCGCAGCAGGTGTTGCCATCGGGAAGGCCTTTGTCTTGCCGAACTGGGAATGGAGTTTGCCGGACAATGAAGTGAACCCGGTGGATCTAGCTAAAGAATTCGAGCGTTTATATGAGGGTATCCGTACCTCCAAGGACGAAATAGAGTTTATCAAAAAAGAATTCCGGGAAGTTGTGGGTCCTGAGGAATCGAGCATTTTCGATGCGCATTTGGCGATTCTGGATGATCCGGTGTTTATGAGCGAAATTCGCGGAATTATAGAACGGCAGTACAAAGCTGCTGAGGTTGCTGTAAAAGAAGCCATTGATCATTTTGTAGCAATGTTTGATCTCCTGGATGACGAATATATGAAAGAGCGGGCGGTTGATATCAAAGATGTCGGCAACCGATTGCTCAAGCACTTACTGGGTGCCCCTGAAGTAACGTTACCTTCGGATACCCAGCCTTATATTCTGGTCGCCAAAGAGCTGTCCCCTTCTCAGTTAGCTCATTTGAATCCAGCCTATGTACTAGGCATCGTAACGATGATGGGCAGTAAAACCTCACATTCCTCCATCATGGCGCGGGCACTGGGGATTCCTTTAGTGGCAGGGCTGGAGAACAAGCTGTCTAATCCCATTCAAACGGGTGATATGATTGTTCTGGATGGTGAGACGGGTTCGGTGCAGCTGCATCCTGATGAGTCGACCGTACGAGAATATGCCTTAATGCGTGAAAAACAACATAAAAAGCGTGAACAACTTGAGCTACTCTCCACCGTTGAGTCCGTCACTAGAGATGGCGTAACCATACGTTTGGCAGGCAATATTAGCTCGGTCAAGGAACTGAACATGGCACTGAAGTACGGAGCTGAAGGGGTAGGTTTGTTCCGGACGGAATTTCTCTACATGGACCGGGATACATTTCCTAGTGAAGAGGAACAGTTCGAAGTGTACAAGCTTGTCGCAGAAAAGGTCGGGAAACACTCTGTTGTGATTCGAACCCTTGATATTGGCGGAGACAAGCACTTGGATTATTTCCAGCTTCCGGAAGAACAAAATCCTTTCCTCGGTTATCGTGCCATACGGATTAGCCTGGATCGGAAGGACATGTTCAAAACACAGCTGAGGGCTATCCTGCGTGCCAGTGCTTACGGGAATATCAAACTAATGTTTCCGATGATTTCTTCCATAGAGGAAGTCCAGGAGGCAAAGGCTGTATTAAATGAGGTATTGGTTGATTTGGAGCAGTGCAAAGTTTCCTTCAATCGGAAGATGCCTGTAGGAATAATGATTGAGGTTCCTGCTGCTGTGATGATCAGTGATTACCTGGCTCAGGAAGTTGATTTTTTCAGTATCGGTACAAATGATCTGGTACAGTATGTGCTTGCCGTTGACCGGATGAATGAGCAAATTGCTCACATGTACCATCCGTATCATCCCGCTGTGCTGCGTATGATCCGCATGACCGTGGAGGCTGCACAGAATGCAGGTATTCATGTCAGTGTTTGTGGTGAAATGGCGGCGGATGAACGCTCTATACCGTTATGGCTGGAGCTTGGAATCAACGAGCTTAGCATGTCACCACAGTCTTTGCTTAAGGTAAAACACCGTGCATTGAATACCGTTGCATCTGATGCTATATCTATTGCTAAGGTTTGTCTAAAAAATCGTACAAGCTCCGAGACGGAAGAGCAGTTAAGCCGTTTTGCCACTTCGTGCGGAAATTCAACAGTTAGTGTCTTAAATCTAAAAGGAAAAACCTCCTAG
- a CDS encoding sigma-70 family RNA polymerase sigma factor, translating to MENIMKGEDVHVSEEEWFFEQVSQHKRNLYGIAFSYLRNEADALEVLQEATCRAWSKRKSLKDPERLTPWMIRILINCCMDELKRRKRKITAEPQRYEDGVMELASDRRLDMEKALDNVKPKYRQVLVLKYYRDMTLTQIAEVLEKPEGTIKTWLNKGLKQLRDKLKGKGDLYHG from the coding sequence ATGGAGAACATTATGAAGGGCGAGGATGTGCATGTCTCCGAGGAAGAATGGTTCTTCGAGCAGGTCTCTCAGCACAAAAGAAATCTTTACGGCATTGCCTTCAGTTATTTGCGAAATGAAGCAGATGCACTGGAAGTATTGCAGGAAGCGACCTGTCGGGCATGGAGCAAGCGTAAAAGCCTGAAAGATCCAGAACGGCTTACACCATGGATGATCCGCATTCTAATCAATTGCTGCATGGATGAATTGAAACGGAGGAAGCGGAAAATTACAGCTGAGCCACAGCGGTATGAGGACGGAGTCATGGAGCTTGCGAGCGACCGAAGGCTGGATATGGAAAAGGCGCTGGATAACGTCAAACCTAAGTATCGACAGGTTCTGGTACTTAAGTATTACCGAGATATGACGCTGACTCAAATTGCAGAGGTGCTTGAGAAACCGGAGGGTACCATTAAAACATGGCTGAATAAAGGACTTAAGCAACTGAGGGATAAACTGAAAGGGAAGGGGGATCTGTACCATGGCTGA